From a region of the Bdellovibrionota bacterium genome:
- a CDS encoding DUF1844 domain-containing protein has product MTDQQKIEANISTLALSLGSSAAMAMGLAPNPMNGKIEKNIEVAKFNIDMLMVLKDKTKANLTKEEENLLHRMIVDLQTKFVQVK; this is encoded by the coding sequence ATGACAGACCAACAAAAGATCGAAGCAAATATTTCCACTTTAGCCCTTTCATTAGGATCATCCGCTGCGATGGCGATGGGGCTGGCCCCAAATCCAATGAATGGTAAAATCGAAAAAAATATCGAAGTTGCTAAATTCAATATCGACATGCTGATGGTTTTAAAAGATAAAACCAAAGCCAATCTCACAAAAGAAGAGGAAAATCTTCTCCACAGAATGATTGTCGATCTTCAAACTAAATTCGTACAGGTTAAATAA